The following are from one region of the Tachysurus fulvidraco isolate hzauxx_2018 chromosome 15, HZAU_PFXX_2.0, whole genome shotgun sequence genome:
- the gdpd3a gene encoding lysophospholipase D GDPD3a, producing MSSFLYYLLPAVGGYTIASLYLLKNPHILHKKKQTAFHCTHISHRGGSGERIESTMEAFTHAVDLGTEMLELDCHLTRDGHVIVSHDENLLRQTGLDANISDLNLEEIPQYKEQLEVTFYTGRYSTGSDRKFALLEEVFRKFPKMPVNIEVKELNIELIEKVSALVKKYDREDITVWASVETTIMKECRKVNSTMPYMFTETRGIQLLLLYYTGLLPFITLGESFLQYYLPQIINTTYIPEPGILRNKWVICLIEKLTLRKALFQHLKDRGIQIHLFVCNEERDIEAAFAAGATGVMTDYPTLLADYLRRHRQAKK from the exons ATGTCCAGTTTCCTGTATTACCTCCTCCCAGCGGTAGGGGGGTACACCATAGCATCCCTATACCTGCTGAAGAATCCACACATTCTGCACAAGAAGAAGCAGACAGCCttccactgcacacacatctcacacagaGGAG GTTCTGGTGAGAGAATCGAAAGCACCATGGAGGCTTTTACACA TGCAGTGGACTTGGGCACAGAGATGCTCGAGCTGGACTGCCACCTTACTCGAGATGGTCACGTGATAGTGTCGCATGATGAGAATCTCCTGCGGCAGACTGGGCTCGATGCCAACATCTCCGATCTAAACTTAGAG GAGATACCACAGTACAAGGAACAACTCGAGGTTACGTTTTACACAG GTCGCTACAGCACTGGCTCTGACAGAAAGTTTGCCCTGTTAGAAGAAGTCTTCCGCAAGTTTCCCAAGATGCCCGTGAACATCGAGGTGAAAGAGCTCAACATAGAGCTGATTGAAAAG GTATCCGCACTTGTTAAGAAGTATGACCGAGAAGACATCACAGTATGGGCATCTGTGGAGACAACGATCATGAAGGAATGTCGTAAAGTG AATTCCACGATGCCTTACATGTTCACAGAGACGCGTGGTATTCAGCTGCTCCTGCTTTACTACACTGGCCTTTTGCCCTTCATCACGTTGGGAGAAAGCTTCCTGCAGTACTACCTGCCTCAAATCATCAATAC GACTTACATCCCAGAGCCTGGCATTCTAAGGAACAAATGGGTCATCTGTCTCATTGAAAA GTTGACTTTGAGGAAAGCTTTGTTTCAGCATCTTAAAGACCGAGGAATTCAG ATCCATCTGTTTGTTTGCAATGAAGAACGGGACATCGAGGCTGCTTTTGCGGCGGGAGCAACCGGAGTCATGACTGATTATCCCACTCTCTTAGCAGACTACCTAAGGAGGCATAGACAGGCCAAAAAATGA